A region from the Triticum aestivum cultivar Chinese Spring chromosome 3D, IWGSC CS RefSeq v2.1, whole genome shotgun sequence genome encodes:
- the LOC123077698 gene encoding protodermal factor 1, producing MGAQRALLASFLLAALATQAFVSVSARTGPTDKAGQDDVKKPDCVPSLDPHNFPGHGGTTVPLPSHGGSSGTPPYHGGSGTTPSHGGSGSTPSHSGSGSLPDPSHGWYGTPPSHGGSGSLPDPSHSGGYGSTPDAPSHGEGAYGSSPTPSTGGAYGSSPTPSHDGGAYGSSPTPAHDGGSYSGTPAAPSHSSHGSVTPTPLIPVDPNSLGTCDYWRTHPMQIWSALGSWPSSVSHFFGAAGGAVAGGPSMSIQDALANTRTDGAGALLREGTAALLNSMTRPGFAYTTQQVRDAFAAAAAGGVDSAAAAQAASFKKANEGRKA from the exons ATGGGGGCGCAGAGAGCTCTCCTCGCGAGCTTCCTGCTCGCCGCGTTGGCCACCCAGGCCTTCGTCTCCGTCTCGGCCAGGACCGGCCCGACGGACAAGGCAGGCCAAG ATGACGTGAAGAAGCCGGACTGCGTGCCGTCGCTCGACCCGCACAATTTCCCCGGCCACGGGGGCACCACCGTGCCGCTTCCCTCGCACGGAGGCTCCTCCGGCACGCCCCCCTACCACGGAGGCTCCGGCACGACGCCGTCGCACGGCGGCTCCGGCTCGACTCCGTCGCACAGCGGCTCTGGTTCGTTGCCTGACCCGTCGCACGGCTGGTACGGGACGCCGCCTTCGCACGGGGGCTCTGGTTCGTTGCCTGACCCGTCGCACAGCGGAGGTTACGGGTCCACTCCGGATGCGCCGTCACACGGCGAAGGCGCGTACGGGAGCTCCCCGACGCCTTCCACTGGCGGTGCCTACGGCAGCTCACCCACGCCGTCCCACGACGGAGGCGCCTACGGGAGCTCCCCGACGCCGGCCCACGACGGAGGCTCCTACAGCGGAACTCCGGCTGCACCGTCGCACAGCAGCCACGGGTCTGTGACACCGACGCCGCTCATCCCAGTCGACCCCAACAGCCTCGGGACATGCGA CTACTGGAGGACGCACCCCATGCAGATCTGGTCGGCGCTGGGGAGCTGGCCGAGCTCAGTGAGCCACTTCTTCGGCGCCGCCGGTGGCGCGGTCGCCGGCGGGCCGAGCATGAGCATCCAGGACGCGCTGGCGAACACGAGGACCGACGGCGCCGGTGCGCTGCTGCGCGAGGGCACCGCCGCGCTGCTCAACTCCATGACCCGTCCGGGGTTCGCCTACACCACCCAGCAGGTGAGGGACGCGTtcgcggcggccgcggccggcgGCGTAGACAGCGCCGCGGCGGCGCAGGCGGCCTCGTTCAAGAAAGCCAACGAGGGGAGGAAGGCGTAG